GCAGCTGGTGTTATGCCAGAAATGCGACCTGCTTGTCCCAAAGATGCAGGTTTTATATTTGTCAACTTTTCCTTCACCTCATTGGAAAGACCAACCATATTATAATAATCTATGTCTGGAGGCAATTTTAAATATTCAAACTTTTTAAATCTTTCCACCTGCTCTTTTTGTAATTTAATATAACCTTCATATTTCATCTGAAAACTCACTTCATCTTTCACATCCTGTGGTAAATTTTTTAACCCCTCATCAAATACATACAATTCATCAATATTTACTTCTGGTCTTTTCAAAAGTTCTCTCAAGGTAACAGGATTTTTGATGTGAGATGTGCCTACATTTTTCAACATACTGTTAGTGGCAGCATTGGGCTTAAGTCTAATCTCGCCCAATTTTTCCAGCGTTTTTTCAATATCTTCTTTTTTATTTAAGTATTTTTTATATATACTGTCATTTATCAGTCCCAGTTCATGCCCAAATGGCATAAGTCTTAAATCTGCGCTATCTTCTCTTAAAAGCAGGCGATATTCGGCTCGGGATGTAAACATCCTGTAGGCTTCCTTTGTTCCTTTTGTTACCAGATCATCTATCAGAACACCAATGTAGGCTTGAGAACGGTCTAAAATAAGAGGCGATTCTCCTCTTACATATTTTACCGCATTGATGCCTGCCATGATTCCCTGAGCAGCGGCCTCTTCATAACCTGTGGTGCCATTTATCTGACCGGCAGAGAATAGTCCCTTTATCAATTTCGTTTCCAGGGATGGCTTCAACTGAATAGGGTTGACATAGTCAAATTCAATGCCATATCCGGGTTTTATAATCTCCGCCTTCTCCAATCCCTTTATGCTTCTTACCATCTTTATTTGAACATCTATGGGCAAACTGGTAAACAAGCCGTTGGGGTAATATTCGGTAGTATTTATCCCCTCTGGTTCAATAAAGATCTGATGCCTCTCCTTACCTGAAAATTTGACAATCTTGTCTTCAATAGAAGGACAATACCTTACTCCTCTGGATTTAATAATTCCCGTAAAGATGGGAGAACGATCAAAGCCACTGCGAATGATATCATGCGTCTTCTGGTTTGTGTATGTGATATAGCAAGGTATCTGTTCTCTCTCTATCTTTTCCGTAGAGAATGAAAAAGGATGAGGGGGTTCATCTCCGTATTGAGGTTCCATTGAGCTAAAATCAATAGTGCGCCCGTCTAAACGAGGACAGGTTCCGGTCTTTAATCTTCCTATTTCAAAACCTAATTTCCTCAAACAATCCGATAATTTCTCGGAAGACGGTTCACTAATTCTTCCTCCTGACCAGTGTTTTAGTCCAACATGAATTAAACCCTTTAAAAATGTTCCCGTGGTTAGTATAACCGTTCTTCCTAAAAATACTTCGTCTATTGATGTTTTTACGCCCCTTACTATATTGTCTTCTACTAATATTTCATCAACGATTGCCTGTTTCAATCTGAGATTTGACTGATTTTCTATTATCTTTTTCATCCTCTGACTGTAGAGTTTCATATCTGCCTGGGCACGAGAAGACCATACTGCAGGACCTCTGCTCATATTCAGACGGTGGAATTGAATGCCTGTCTCATCTATATTTTTTGCCATCTCTCCGCCCAGAGCATCTATTTCCTTTACCAGATGCCCCTTTGCCCTTCCTCCGATAGATGGATTACAGGACATATGAGCAATTCTATCTGCATCTATAGTAGTAAGGAGTACAAAATGACCCATTCGGGCTGAGGCTAAGGCAGCTTCACAACCCGCATGTCCTGCCCCCACCACAATTACATCGAATTCTTTGGGATAAGTCGTTAGCATAATAATATAAATTTAGAAACTTAAGCTATTCTGTCAAGGTCCTGATATATAGATGTCTTATGTGCCTTCCTCGTGATTTTACACCTATACAATACCTTGATCTATCATAGCCGTTGCCACTCTAAGAAATCCTGCTATATTAGCACCTCTGCTTAAATTCCCCGGCGTTCCAAACTCCTCTGCCGTTTCGCTGCAGATTTTATATATATTCTCCATAATCTCTTTTAGCCTTTTATCCGTATACTCAAATGTCCAGACATCGTGACGACTGTTCTGAATCATCTCCAGAGCTGATGTTGCCACACCACCTGCATTAGCCGCTTTAGCAGGCCCAAATAAAATTCCTGCATTCATAAAGGCTTTAATTCCTTTGTGTGCGGTCGGCATATTGGAGCCCTCTCCAACCGCAATGACACCATTCTTAATCAGTATTTCTGCATCTCTTCCTGTTATTTCATTCTCCGTAGCAGACGGCAGGGCAATATCCGTTTTGATTCTCCATATATTACCACCTTCATAATAAGCAGCCGTTTCATGAAACTTTGTATATTCTTTAATTCTCTTTCTCTCAATCTCTTTAATCTGTTTTAGCGTCTCAATATTGATACCACTTTCATCATGAATTACACCGTTTGAATCACTCATCGCAATAACCTTTCCGCCCAATTGAATCACCTTTTCCGCTGCATATATAGCCACATTTCCAGAGCCGGAAATCGTTACCTTCATACCATCAAACGATTTTTTATGATCTCTCAACATCTCATCCATAAAATACACCAAGCCATATCCTGTAGCCTCTGTTCTTACCTGACTTCCACCCCAATTCAGCTTTTTTCCGGTTATAACACCGGCTTCAAATTTGTGGGTTAATCTCTTGTACTGGCCGAACAAGTAACCTATTTCCCTTGATCCAACTCCTATGTCTCCTGCTGGAACATCTGTTTCCTCTCCCAGGTGTTGGTAGAGTTCTGTCATGAATTTCCTGCAAAAATTCATAATTTCTCGGTCTGATTTGCCATGTGGATCAAAGTCAGAGCCGCCCTTGGCTCCACCCATAGGCATTCCCGTTAAAGCATTCTTGAAGATTTGTTCAAATCCAAGAAACTTTACAATTCCCAGATAAACGGAGGGATGGAACCTCAATCCTCCTTTGTAAGGACCTAAAGCGTTGTTAAATTGAACACGAAAACCTCTATTAATATGCATAATACCCTTGTCATCTTCCCATAAGATCCTGAATATAACCTGGCGGTCAGGTTCACAAAGACGCTCAATAATTTTGTACTCACAAAATTCAGGATGCTTGGCAAGCACCGGTGGTAGTGAAGACAAAACCTCTCTTACTGCCTGGTGAAATTCAGTTTCCCCAGGATTGCGATTCGTTACCTCCTTGTAAATAGATTCCATTTTCTCATTACCACCAAACATAAATTACCTCCTAAAAAAATTCGGATGTATCAGATGTGAGAAGTTCATTATATAGATTTACAATTACCATGTCAAATTTACGCATTGCCTCTGTGGTTACTATTTAAAAATGACATAAGTTAGATGGTTTTTGAAGTAGTAGCCCTTCCAATATAGTAAAAAAGGAAGGGCCGCTAATAGATTGATTTATGCTTTATGCTTCTTTCTTCTTGGGAGGTGACATCAACGCAAGGGCGAGTATGATTCCTACAACTGCCAGTATTGTTACGGGCACAAAAGATGACAAATAACTGCCTGTCATGTCTCTAATTCTTCCCGAAATGTAAGGGCCTATGAAGGCACCGGCACCATAGGCGAGGAACATTATGGCATAGTTTCTTGGATAATATTTAGTACCGAAGAAAGAACCTGTTGCAGTGGGTCCAATAGCCAGCCAACCTCCTAAACATCCCCACAGCATAGCAAAAGAAATCATAAATAATGCAGTTCTGCCTTCTCCAGCACCAAAGTACATCATCATTGAGGCAAGGATGATTATTACAAACGATAAAATGGCACCACCACGGGGAGTCAATTTATCTGTTAACCAGCCGAAGATTGGTCTACCGATACCATTGAAGATGGCAAATATCGCAACGGCTGTTGCAGCAGCGCCTGCACTCAACTTTATAATTTCCTGTCCCACAGGACTGGAAATTATAATAGCCATAAGTCCGGCAGTAACTCCTATCGCATAGCACAGCCATAATCCATAGAAACGCGCTGTTTTCAGCATTTCGGATGGACTCAACTCAACAGCAGCAGCTGCAACATGTGCTGATGGTTCCCAGCCGGCAGGTTTCCAGCCCTGGACAGAAGGAAACCTGAGGGGCAACGATAAAATTACCAATATTATAATAAACGCTACACCCAGATAGGCGAAGGTAGACATAGGACCGACAGCGTCAATAAGAGCCTTGGCTATGGGAGCTGTAATTAAAGCTGATAGACCAAAGCCCATCACCGTAGTACCAACAGCGATACCTCTTTTGTCTGGAAACCACCTCGCTGCAACTGCTACGGGGCATCCATAGACCATTCCTACGCCAAATCCACCCAATATTCCATAAACCAGCGTGAGCATACCCATACTCTTTGCCTGACTGGCTAAGATCCAGCCGAGACCCACTAATATGCCGCCTATGATTGACATCTTTTTTGGTCCCCACTTTTCCATCAGACCGGAGACAAGGAGCATAGCAATTGCGAAAACTACTAAAAATACCATAAAAGGATATCCACTTTCTGTAGCACCAACATCAAAGAGTGATTGTAAAGGTTTTCTAAAAACACTCCATGAATAAATAGTGCCGAGACATATATTTATCAATAATCCAGCGATAACGAATATCCATCGCCCACTCTCAGCACGCATCCCTAAGATTTTCTCTTCCTCTGCCATTATCAACCCTCCTTAATTAAACTTTAGTAACATTATTTCTGCTTACCTTTAGATAAACATAACCAAACAATTTAATTTTCTTCCTTCACCTCCCTTACGAAATTTTATAAAATATAAACTTATAATAAGTATATGTCAAGTATTAATTAAAATTTAACTTTTCCTAAGAATCCTAAGAAAATAACAAGTGCAAGTAAAAACTTGACTAAGATAAAGCTTTGATGCATAGTATTTAAGCGAGTACCTGTAGCTCAAGGGATAGAGCGCAAGACTCCGGATCTTGAGGTTGGGGGTTCAAATCCCCCCAGGTACACCATTTAAGATATGAAAAAAATAGGTGATGTTCTAACTGAGATTTTAAAGGATTGGCGATGTGGAAAGTTAGGTGATGAGGTGCGCATTAGAGAAAACTGGAGAGAAATAGTAGGTGACATTGTATATAAAAATACTCGGGTTGTAGGAATAAGAAATAAGGTATTAAGGGTAGGAGTGAGTTCCAGTGCATGGGCCATGGAACTCACTTTTATAAAAGATAGAATAATAGAGAATATCAATCATCTGTGTGGGAAGACAGCTGTTGAGGATATCTATTTTAAGGAGGCATGAGAAATGGTAATAGGTATTGTAGGTTTGGGGTATGTAGGGTTGCCTATTGCCATAGAATTTGGAAAGAAATTTGAATGTGTGGGGTTTGACATAGATGAAAGTAGGATAGAGGAATTAAAAAAAGGTATAGATAAGACAGGAGAGGTAAAGGAAGAATTAGAGGATACATCTGTGATTTTTACCTCCAATGCCTGCCTTTTAAAGAGATGTGATGTGGTTGTTGTTGCTGTTCCTACACCTATAAATAATCACAATATTCCTAATCTTGAAGCTTTAAAACATGCAAGTAGAATTGTGGGAGAAAATATAAAGAAAGGAGCGATTGTTGTTTATGAATCTACTGTTTACCCTGGTGCAACAAATCTTGTATGCAAACCCATAATTGAACAAGCCTCAAAAGGTAACAACTTTAAGATAGCTTATTCTCCGGAGAGGATAAATCCTGGTGATAAAGAACACCGTTTCTCGGATATAGTGAAGATAGTGTCAGCAGAAGATGAAGAAACATTGAATGTAGTAGTTTCTTTATATAAAAGTGTGGTAAAAGCAGGTATATATAGAACATCTTCTATAGAAGCGGCGGAAGCGGCAAAGGTTATAGAGAATACGCAAAGGGATCTGAATATAGCTTTGGTGAATGAACTTTCCGTCATATTTCATAGACTGGGATTGGATACAAAGGAAGTATTAGAAGCAGCTGCCACCAAATGGAATTTTTTAAAGTTTTCACCAGGTTTAGTGGGTGGACATTGCATAGGGGTTGACCCTTATTATCTCACCTATAGAGCAGAAGAGATGGGCTACCATCCCGAGGTAATTTTAGCAGGAAGGAGAACAAATGATTCTATGCCTAATTTTATTGCTAGTAATATAGTAAAGATGCTTATTAAACAAAATATTCCTGTTAATGGTGCAAGGTTGGCTATTCTTGGCCTTACCTTTAAAGAAAATGTGCCAGATTTACGCAACACGAAGGTTTATAACTTGGTGGAAGAACTTTCTTCTTATGGTATAGAGGTTTATCTGCATGATCCATTAGCCGACGAAGAGGATGCTTATGATATTTTTCATCGTCATCTCTGTTCTTTTGATGATTTTACTGAGCTGGATGGCTTTTGTATATGTGTAAAACATAGATCTTATATGGACCTTGACATAAGAGAGTTAAGACAATATTGTCGGATAGACAAACCGTTGTTTGTTGATATAAAAGCTATATTTAGTGAAAGGAATGTTCAAAAGGCAAATTTTGTGTATTGGAGGTTGTAATTGGTAAAAAAATTAACAGTTCTTTTTCTTTCACTTTTTTTGGTTGCCTGCGCAGCGAATAAAAAGATGATACCAGAGGAATCGGAGAAAGGTGCATTTGAGTGGTATAATAATGGTATACAATCTTACATAAATCACGATTATGTAGCGGCGGAACATGATTTGCGTATGGTGAGAGAGCAGCATCCAGGTAGTGTTTATGCCAAGAAGGCTTATCTAAAGTTAGGTGATGTTTATTTTGCTAAAGGTGAGCATATACTGGCTCGTGAAGCTTACGGGCGGTTTATAAAGTATTATCCTCACTCTCCTGATGCAGTGTACGCACAATACAAAATTGCTACCTCTTTCTGGCGGTGTAGAAATTCCTATGATAGGGATCA
This region of Deltaproteobacteria bacterium genomic DNA includes:
- the mnmG gene encoding tRNA uridine-5-carboxymethylaminomethyl(34) synthesis enzyme MnmG codes for the protein MLTTYPKEFDVIVVGAGHAGCEAALASARMGHFVLLTTIDADRIAHMSCNPSIGGRAKGHLVKEIDALGGEMAKNIDETGIQFHRLNMSRGPAVWSSRAQADMKLYSQRMKKIIENQSNLRLKQAIVDEILVEDNIVRGVKTSIDEVFLGRTVILTTGTFLKGLIHVGLKHWSGGRISEPSSEKLSDCLRKLGFEIGRLKTGTCPRLDGRTIDFSSMEPQYGDEPPHPFSFSTEKIEREQIPCYITYTNQKTHDIIRSGFDRSPIFTGIIKSRGVRYCPSIEDKIVKFSGKERHQIFIEPEGINTTEYYPNGLFTSLPIDVQIKMVRSIKGLEKAEIIKPGYGIEFDYVNPIQLKPSLETKLIKGLFSAGQINGTTGYEEAAAQGIMAGINAVKYVRGESPLILDRSQAYIGVLIDDLVTKGTKEAYRMFTSRAEYRLLLREDSADLRLMPFGHELGLINDSIYKKYLNKKEDIEKTLEKLGEIRLKPNAATNSMLKNVGTSHIKNPVTLRELLKRPEVNIDELYVFDEGLKNLPQDVKDEVSFQMKYEGYIKLQKEQVERFKKFEYLKLPPDIDYYNMVGLSNEVKEKLTNIKPASLGQAGRISGITPAALIILQIYLKKRKIA
- a CDS encoding DUF721 domain-containing protein, producing the protein MKKIGDVLTEILKDWRCGKLGDEVRIRENWREIVGDIVYKNTRVVGIRNKVLRVGVSSSAWAMELTFIKDRIIENINHLCGKTAVEDIYFKEA
- the gdhA gene encoding NADP-specific glutamate dehydrogenase, which encodes MFGGNEKMESIYKEVTNRNPGETEFHQAVREVLSSLPPVLAKHPEFCEYKIIERLCEPDRQVIFRILWEDDKGIMHINRGFRVQFNNALGPYKGGLRFHPSVYLGIVKFLGFEQIFKNALTGMPMGGAKGGSDFDPHGKSDREIMNFCRKFMTELYQHLGEETDVPAGDIGVGSREIGYLFGQYKRLTHKFEAGVITGKKLNWGGSQVRTEATGYGLVYFMDEMLRDHKKSFDGMKVTISGSGNVAIYAAEKVIQLGGKVIAMSDSNGVIHDESGINIETLKQIKEIERKRIKEYTKFHETAAYYEGGNIWRIKTDIALPSATENEITGRDAEILIKNGVIAVGEGSNMPTAHKGIKAFMNAGILFGPAKAANAGGVATSALEMIQNSRHDVWTFEYTDKRLKEIMENIYKICSETAEEFGTPGNLSRGANIAGFLRVATAMIDQGIV
- the bamD gene encoding outer membrane protein assembly factor BamD; the protein is MVKKLTVLFLSLFLVACAANKKMIPEESEKGAFEWYNNGIQSYINHDYVAAEHDLRMVREQHPGSVYAKKAYLKLGDVYFAKGEHILAREAYGRFIKYYPHSPDAVYAQYKIATSFWRCRNSYDRDQTPVIKALKAFVGLKRDHPSSSFACQADTYIMQCVDEIYRHELFVSKFYFRLHDYNAALNRLTFMSHHFSDLNFTDEMLYLLTMSYYYLNRREDAQLFFNELKRKYPQSEFVEKIKDKIEK
- a CDS encoding OFA family MFS transporter → MAEEEKILGMRAESGRWIFVIAGLLINICLGTIYSWSVFRKPLQSLFDVGATESGYPFMVFLVVFAIAMLLVSGLMEKWGPKKMSIIGGILVGLGWILASQAKSMGMLTLVYGILGGFGVGMVYGCPVAVAARWFPDKRGIAVGTTVMGFGLSALITAPIAKALIDAVGPMSTFAYLGVAFIIILVILSLPLRFPSVQGWKPAGWEPSAHVAAAAVELSPSEMLKTARFYGLWLCYAIGVTAGLMAIIISSPVGQEIIKLSAGAAATAVAIFAIFNGIGRPIFGWLTDKLTPRGGAILSFVIIILASMMMYFGAGEGRTALFMISFAMLWGCLGGWLAIGPTATGSFFGTKYYPRNYAIMFLAYGAGAFIGPYISGRIRDMTGSYLSSFVPVTILAVVGIILALALMSPPKKKEA
- a CDS encoding nucleotide sugar dehydrogenase, which codes for MVIGIVGLGYVGLPIAIEFGKKFECVGFDIDESRIEELKKGIDKTGEVKEELEDTSVIFTSNACLLKRCDVVVVAVPTPINNHNIPNLEALKHASRIVGENIKKGAIVVYESTVYPGATNLVCKPIIEQASKGNNFKIAYSPERINPGDKEHRFSDIVKIVSAEDEETLNVVVSLYKSVVKAGIYRTSSIEAAEAAKVIENTQRDLNIALVNELSVIFHRLGLDTKEVLEAAATKWNFLKFSPGLVGGHCIGVDPYYLTYRAEEMGYHPEVILAGRRTNDSMPNFIASNIVKMLIKQNIPVNGARLAILGLTFKENVPDLRNTKVYNLVEELSSYGIEVYLHDPLADEEDAYDIFHRHLCSFDDFTELDGFCICVKHRSYMDLDIRELRQYCRIDKPLFVDIKAIFSERNVQKANFVYWRL